The Cryptomeria japonica chromosome 2, Sugi_1.0, whole genome shotgun sequence region ttataatattaaataattaaatattaatgattatatattaatatattattatattattaataattataactatagttattattatcacaattaataatataataattataatataattatattatcaatataatcacaagcttggtgttatttatGTAGGCCTGTGGATTCTGACCAcagctacaataaaatcaacatCCAATTCCACTATCTGAATTTGTATGATGATGCCATTTTGTAATCCATATGTATTCAATAATCAAATTTAATAGAAAGCACTTCCCCATGGTTTTTAGACTTGtttgatacatatatatataagaaattttagtACTTTTTATGTTGTTGAGTCAAAATTTGTGCATGCCAAGTACAATTTGAGTCCAAGTATGTCATCTATGCCGAGATGTTTCAAATGTTCCTCCCAATTTTTAATACATATTAAGACATTAGCAGATAATATTAACATAAATTTTTGAGTTGCTTATACCTAGTTCATGCATGGTTGGAAAGTGGCTGGACTATCAGTGATTCCAAAAGGCATAACCATAAATTCAAAGTGACCACAAAGACACCTAAAAGTTGTCTTCTCAACATCTTTACCTCTCATGTGGATTTGATGGTATCCAAATCTCTAGACAATTTTGGAAAAGTACACAGCTCCATGCAATTCATCTATGAACTCATCTAGCCTTGAAATAGAATATCTATTCTTGATGATCTTCTTATTTTAAGGCCTTGTAAGAAATGCACATTTGCatagtgtcattcttcttcttaaCAAAATCTCAAGATGCAAATGGACCGGAGCTAGGTCTTATGAAGcccatctcaagaagttttttgATAGCCTTCTCAATTTCTTCTTTATATCTTCTTGGATGACAATGTGGTGTAGTTATAAAATGTTGGGCCCCTTGTTCTAACTCTATAACATGCCAAAATCCTCTACCTAGTGGAATTCCGAAAGGCATATCATCAAAAACCACACTATGCTTATCTAGAATTTGTTGAACGTTAGTGTGACAAGTAGTACCTTTATTATTTGATGGAGACTTTGTGGTAAGAATCAAGCAACTTGTTGCCCAAGCTACTTGGCCTCTATAGGAAATTCTTTCCATCCTTTTTGTTGGCACCACCTGCGGAGCTCCATTTGAGATCCCTATGAGTACAATATTCTTCCCATTTGTTATGAACTTAAGCTCCATAGTTTAGTAATTCTATGTATACTCCCTTAGAGAATGCAACCATCGTACATCCAAAATCATATCAGTATCTCTTAAACAAACTACATAAAATTTATCGCATACCTTATGTTCTCCTAGAGTTATATTGAGCTGCTTGGTTACTTTGTTACATGCAATGTTGAATTCATCAGCTACTGTGGCATTTAAACCTTCAAATTCTTCTATCTTGAATCCTCTCTTCATCACAAAAgcttcatcaatgaagttgtgggtAGCCCCACCATCAATAAGAATAATCATCCTCTATCTTGCTAGCACTCCACGAACTCTAAAAGGAAGATACTTTGGAGCTATTGAAAGAGCAACAAGTGTCTCTTTTTTGTGATTTCATTCTCTACCTCTTTGGCTACATGTTCAACTGAATCCTCAAATACCTCAAGTTCATCCTCTAACTTTGAATCTCTATTTTGACACCACTTCAAAGTAACGTACTTGTCCTTTACCCAAGCATCTATGTCCAAGAGTCCATGGCTCTCTACAAAATAAACATAGCATCTTTCTCTCAAGATCATTCTTTGTTTCTTCATCCATCTTCTTTGTTGCAACTGGTAGCATGAACTTCTGAGTTGGGGCATGAAAATTCTTTCCTTTGGAATCCTCTCTTTTGCTGCCATGCGGTGGATGCCTTGGACTAATGAGAAAAGGTATCTTCCATACAAATGGCTCTAAGGTTTAAGCCCTCTTAATGGCTTCTTACACTGCTGTAGGTGCAGAGGCCTTCAAGAGTCCCTTGAGAGGTTCCCTCAACAAAAAATAAcgtgattctttattttgaaacaTCATgtaccataccacaacacactaaAATTCAGCCACATATGCTTCCACTATATCATGTTTAATCATTAAAAGATCAAGTACTCATCTCCATCCTTCCTTTTGAAACAATCCAAAATTCTTTGACTGATATCATCAAATGTCTAAACATGATCATGATCCTATGTAATTATTCCATGATGCCACTGATCATAAGCAACTCCCTCCAAATGTAAAGAAGCAATCTGAATAGTGTTTTCTTCTGCCATGGAGCTAAGTGTAATTAATGTCTACATCATCAAATGTCTACACATGATCATGACCCTGTGTAATTAATCCATGATGCCACTGATCATAAGCAACTTCCTCCAAATGGAAAGCAGCAATCTGAATAGTGTTTTCTTCTGCCATGGAGTTAAGTGTAAAGAATGTCTACAACTTTGTAGCCAAGCCCTTGCTAGAATTTTATCACTTCTATCAAACATGGTGCACTCAAATTTGCAATCCTCTGTTGTAAAGCTCTCTTCTCATCGTTTTGGTGATTATTATGACGTCTTTTTCTTGAAGCCCTCTTGTCTTGGATTTCCAAATAAGTGATAAATGGTACATTTCTTTTAAAAGCCTCAAGTTTGTTGTTATATTCTTcaatgattttttcaagatcatcgCCATAAGAATCTTCAAGAGCTTCTTCTTCAACTCTTTCCTTTCTCAAAAACATTGGCTTTGAAGTTTTCGGAATGGAATACCTTGTAGATCTATCATTTCCTGATGTGCCTATTTCACCCTAAGTTGTTCAATTTAACTACACATTCTTCAATTCATATAGAGTTTCTGACATTTTCACCATTAGAGCAGTTAATGCATCTTGCCTCTCATTCATTCCGGTTACATTTTCTTGGAGGTTCTTCTCTCTATCTTTGGCACTGAGCCTTCTTTCTTATTCTGACATTTTCTCTGTATCACTAGGGTTTTGTTCTAGCAACTTCTCTGCTCACTTTTGAGGTATTAGATTTCTTTGTCACTTGAAAGTTTGAAATGCATCAACAAACAAACCTACCCTACAAGCTAGCAAGatcttagctctgataccactgtaatgtcctaAATCAGATTTTTCAATGCTAATAACAGATTTGAAAATAAACAATAAACTATACCAAACAACACCAATAAAACGAGCTAGTCAACAACCAATATTGTACAAATTGAACCAGAAGCTAGGGCAACTTGATATTGATATAATTATAATTTCTACAGCACAATGGACTGATTACAATAGTAACATTGGCAAATACACAATCTGAAACTAGCAATGCTCAACTCACATCCTACTTGAGACACACACTGCCAACAAAGCGCAAAAAACTCTCTAATCTTCTCCACAACAAAGTTTGATATTCCCAACTTTTAGAAAGGATCAGGACAACAAACAGAACAGCAGCAAGCAATCCTACAACAGCAAACTGACACAAACACTACAGTCCAATCGCACATACTTCacctgcaacctgcaaaaaaacaaACACACATTGATAGCTGAAATGTCCTGCAAATCTATGAAGCTCCGATGCAATCCTTGAATGAGAATGCCCTCCTAAATCAAAGGGTTTTCATCCTCTGACTCCAGTAACTTATGGATTTTCATCCACATGCCACAATCCTCTATAGGTTTCATCCATAGAAGGATGCTTGAACACAAGGTGCTCTAGAAGATAAATTGGCATAAGATGAGGTGATTTCCCAAATGGAAATGTTACAAGTTTTATATGTTGCAACCCAAACTTGGACACCCAAAATTCCACGCCTCATTTTGGAGGGAAAACAAATTAATATAACTCTTCAAAACCATCAACCTAATCTTAAATGGGTGTCTAGgaccaaaattttaaaattacaagttacataacaAGGTTGTCCCTAAAGACCTTACAAAAAATAAATCATCTTATctgaattttaaattaattaaaaatgggACATTACACTAAGACACCTATTGAGATTGAGAACATGAGTTAAGTTCCAATGCTAGTGTTGTTAAAATCCTAATGTATGATATGGGTTGTACAATAGCCATATTGCCCAAACAATGGGAGTTCTAAGCAGATTTATGTCAAATCTAGGAAAAGAACAATAGATTACAATGAAAAGGCTCTTCAAATATCTTTGTGGCACTTCGAAGTATTCAATGTGCTACCAAGGAGGGCCTAATTTGGGTAAGGACTCAAACGTACCATATTTGTTGATGTAGATTAGGTTGGAGGTATTGATCATAGCAGATCCACCAACGTTTATGTATTTAACCtatttggtggtacaattagttggatgagcaagagaCAATATGTTGTTGCTCTTTCAACTGCTAGAGCTAAGTACTTGTTAGCTACTCATGCTTGCAAGGAGACAATGTAGCTTTGAAGATTATGTTTAGATTTTGACCTAAAACATGATGTAGTATGGGCTGGCTATGACATTCAAAGTGCAATCAGCTTGGCCAAGAACACTACATTTCACGCATGGACAAAATACATAACTGTGCAGTATCATTTTGTGCATGCTATGATGGAGGACAAGTAGGTTGTGATTAAGAAGAGAACACTTCAAAGAATGTAGCAAAATCTTTGATGAAGCCCATGAGCATGGATAAGTTTTCCTGTTGCAATGAAGCTATGAGTTTTTTGGCCCTTAATTTGTAATCTCATGGCTATTACAGTATCGGTAACCTATGCAATGCATATAactagtgggagattgttgggaaggTGGTGcataccttgcataataatgttgtaCAAAAATATTGATTAGAGGTGTCAAAAGCCAAAATCACAAGAAGACACATAAGGACAAAATTGGTTGAGATGTGCCAAATTTGCTTAAATGTTTCTGAATTTAACTATGTCAAGATCTTTAACATCAGTTTTTTGgttcacactctatgatccatgaTTAGAAAGAGGAAAAACTTAGGATGAATTGCAGACAATGCTCCTTAAAAGGATGGTGAATCTAGAACAGAAAACAAGAGGAGGGGGAGGACAAAgacaaaaaggatgaaaaagagaaAATGAGTGCAAACtaataaaaagttgtcaaaatgaaatagagagaaattaaagagaaaaaacatgagaaatgaaattaaaaggagaaaatgaaaaatatttcaaggAATCAATTAAGAAAGTAAAATATGATAAGCAATGAAAAAGTGATTAGAATATTCTATAATTATCAATcaaaggagaaagataaaataCAAAGGCTAAGTGACTACATGAAAAACAACAAAGAAGAAATTAATAAGGAACTAATCAATATAATTAAATAAGAATAAttgttaaaaattattattatggaTAGAAATTAAGATGTGGTAAAGAGAAGGCTACAAAAGAATTTAGGAAATTAAAATAAGAgaatagagaaaataaataaattaaagaacaaaAGTAAACAAGAGGGAAATAAATTGaacaagagaaagaagaaataagaaGGGAAAACCTGATTTCTTATAATAGTATGCTGAGTGAGATGGCAAATTATATTTGTATAACAACGCTCAGGATAAATGATAAACAagataaaagaagaaagaagaaagaaggaaTAAAGTAAAGAGTGGGGAGATAAAGAAgccaaaatatgatgggaataaATGGAAAGCTTACAAGtgacaaataaaaacctaaaaattaataaaagaaatcACTAGGAAATGACAAAAATAACAACAAGAGAATTAGAGATGCAAACTTAGTAAGCTATTAGGAAACTACTATAGAGAGCCAAAAGGCATAAGGACAAAAAACCCCATAGAGATGAAGGCTAGGAGAAACGTGATAGCCAAAAAAAACCAAGGATAGTTGGAAAGAGGGGAGTAAGAAAGGCTCGGATTAAAAAAGGGGGGAGGAGAGAATCTGAAGGAAAGAGAGGAGAATAGTGGAAAGGGTACGTAGGGAGGCAGGGGGAGGCCAAAAGGAAAGGAAGGGAGGATGGATGAACAAGATTTGGGAAGAGGATGAGGCTTGTAGGGAGGCAGGGAATGCCAAGTCAAACTTAAGCCCCATCCCTCATCTCACTCCAAGTTGGTGGGGTGGTTTTCCAATTTCAATCATTTCTTATAGTTTTATCTTGGTTTACCCATGTTTTTGATACCACTAGTGGTTTCCAAGTGAGCTACTTGCCTATATAAAAAAGCCTTGGGTGAGTGGTTTATTCATTCAAAAAAGGATTATGCTGCTGGACTGTTTCCAAAATTGAAGATTGAAACTCTTCTAAGAAGAGTTCATCTCTGAAAGTACATTGTAATATTTCTATCGCTGTTAATGCATTGAAACTCTCTTCTTGATGGGTTTTTCTCCTATGTGGCTTTTCCAAGGGTATTTCTCGTGTcatattcttcttctcttctttattcCTTTCTAAGTAGAGTTATTCTGCTGAATTTGTTTTTGGATTTGAATTAGTTGTATTGCTTTCCTCCTAGAATTAGGCAGGAAATTGTTGCAATTTGGTTCATTATTTCCTCTTAATGCACAAGATAATattcaaactcctttcaaagtAAAACTAAATTTGCTTCCACCCATCTCATCGATCGAGTAGTTTCTCCCACAAGGACACACTTGCATTTCTTAAATTGTACTGTGTGTTTTCCATTAGAGCTGTACTAGATTCTTCTACCACCACCATTGCTGTTATTTTGCCATTTCTTGTTGAGGTTGTTCTTGCACCTACCATTGATGGCATACTTTTAGTCATTTCAGGACTCTTCCTAGGTCAATAAGGCACGTATGGTCTTGTTATTAAGTTGAATGGGCAGTACCTAGAATTAAAAAAACAGGATATAATCGCAATTACTCATAAACCAGAAGCGAAGGCGATCCAATACAGATCAGATtgtcaattttttgaaaaaattagcaTGACTTTGAGACGGAATTTAATACCTCTTTaaattctttattttttaaaacttcCTTGAAACGGTAATTAATTACCAATGGCTACTACAGAAGCACAAACACAATCTGGTATGCTTTCTATCCCGCTCAAAACTTTCCAGAATGCAATACCTGTTTTACTCTCAGAGAGAGGGGGGCTTGCTTTTCTATCCTCTGAAACTTCAAATAGTTACACAGAGGAAATAATTATTTTAGAATGTAATCCGAGAAATGCACCCTGAAAAATCTGCCATCTTACACAAACACGGCAAGATTATAAAATAAAGTCTATGGCAGTGGACCGATTCTGAGGAAAATACCTAGAATGCATAATTTTTAGAGTTTAGATATCCTAGCaaatctttaatttttttaaagagcaTATATCATAAAAATTTAGTTAACGCAAAATTTTCAGCAGCAAATTTCAGGTAACAAGGATTCCCACACAGGGATTTCTAACGGTTTAATTGCACTACAGGGATTTCCAGCATTATTTGGTAGAAAGAAACATGGGTTATtgctaaatttaatttttttagtatCTCGAAGCATTGTTTAACCTGAAATAGAATGTAAAGTGTGAAGAGGGACTTACAGAAACATAAGAACATGAAGGAATAATGGAAAGAGAATTGAGTTGGGCATGACGGAAGGCCGCGTTGCAGAGATGTTGCGCCATGCCCATCCCCCGCATTGAAGTTGGCACAAATGTGTGGGTAATGTCCATAACTTTTACTTTTGATTTTCCCTCTCCTCCatttccctctacctctctctcctcgTATTCCAGGAATGCTTTCCTGTCTTCTGACTCGAACCTATTGCAAGTTTGGTTCCATActatttttggctccattttcctctcctcctGTAACTCTTCCGTTCAATTGCCCTATGTTCAATCACAAGCCTCCAAGAAACTCTTAATTCTTGTGGTACCATAATCATTCAAACACTGGACCAGCACTTGTAATTGACATGTCAACAACTCATGCAATGTTGTCATTGTCCACGTGTCAACAACTACTGCAATGCTGTAAAATGTCTGAACAAAAGTAAACTCCAAAACATGGATGTCTCGTGGTTGTCCTTAGCGCTAGGGCCGGCTTAAGGGGGCAAAGGATTTGGTAGTAGAGGATTTTCTGTTTATGCTCAATAAAAACTAGAACCTCCATCAAAGGGAGGTGTAATGGTTAGCCCAAAGTAAGATATATGTTAAATAAGATTGGAAGGTACAAATTGAATGAATAGAGATAATAACTTTTTAAGCATGTCATAATAAACATAAAATTAAGAGTGGGGATCTTCTTTATAGCTCTTAAGATTTGTTATTGTATATTGTAGTCTTTTTTGTAATATAAGGAAACAAATAACTTATGACATAAGTTATAGCAAATAGGTTTGATCTTGATCATCGATGTCTTGTTTGTTAGGGTTGATAATTTTTGTTAGATATagaattagggatagggttagcaTTAAGATCAAGGataaggatagggttagggttagggttaaagttaaAATTAGGGGTAGAGTTAGGGtttggttaggattaaggttagggttatctTTAGAAATTGATTCAAGATTAGTGTTAGTTTTATGGTTTGAATTAGGTTCAACAGTAGGGTccatagggttaggattagggtcaaAATTATGATCATAGTTAGGATTGCAGGTAGAACTATAACTTTAATTACATCCTAACCCTAATATAACACacattaactctaaccataatactaacttTAACCTTAATActaattgaatcctaaccataCAATTATATGCAAGTTCAACTATCCTTGTACAAGTTTTGAGCTATAAAAAGTTAACGACAAACTGTTTGAAAACCATAGAAACCCTAGGAAACTGTACACTCATTTTCAATGAAAACACAAAGTGAACAACCCTTCGAATTGATGCAAAACCTAAATATATAGATTGGTAATCATGTGTAGATGTGCTACAAAGGAGGAAATATACAAATTTTGAGCCACAAAGATCTATTGTTCCCTAGTCATCATCGTGATAAATTCCCTATACAAAGAACACCCTTTCAAGATTTGCAAAACCATAAGAAATATGAGAAAATCCACCCACTTATTAATGGATAGGATTAGAGTGTTGAAATGGAAATGTAAATTTTGTTATGTACATAGATTCACATTCTATTGTCATGAATACACAAGTATTCATTCGAGGGGGAAACAAAGAGCATTTACCTTTATGATGTTTGATTTAACATTTGAAAAATGTTTACATCACAATGCAAACAAAATTAATTAGGGTAACATTGAAATCATGTTATTGAGACCAAcaccaatttttaaaaaattgttggATAAACATAAACCTTAAAAAATAAAAGACAATGAATATGAGCATTTAGCTTTCTCATGTGATGTTTAGTGCCTAAAGAATAACAATGTGTAAGGATAGGTAGTGTTTTCAATTGCAGGGTAAAGTTATCCTTCGTCAAACTCTTAATAGACAAATGTTACGATTCTATGTAAAAGAGTCaactagaaaataaaaagtaaCGACTCTAGATTAAGTAGATAACTATACAAATTTTTCTCCTTTTATTCTTCCAATTTAGGCATTTTTGTCACATTCCAACAAGATTTAAAGTGAATGAATAAATGTTCTTAAATACAACAACCAAacttataaattaataaaatatattaaaataacttACAATAGTTTAAAAACCACAaattaataacaaaaaaatattatctaaaataacaaataatatatttaaaatttaatattaacataaatcaaaacatataATATTATAAACTAAACTTACACAAAAATATTATTAAAGTTATTTAGAAATTAATAATTACATTTAAACACTTTAATTTAcaataattaatgaaataattaaaaaactacaaatcaataataataaaatcTACTAGATTCTGATGGCGGAGCGTAGGCGGGAACTAGGGTTTCACAGACCTCATGATTGATGGTCGGGGTGTGGAAACAATGTTTGGCCTTTCAGCATGAGAAGTGGCAACTGATGCCCAGACAAGCATTGGAGACCTCCTTTTCAAGCATGGAAGGCTCTGGGAA contains the following coding sequences:
- the LOC131043552 gene encoding acetyltransferase At1g77540; translation: MEPKIVWNQTCNRFESEDRKAFLEYEEREVEGNGGEGKSKVKVMDITHTFVPTSMRGMGMAQHLCNAAFRHAQLNSLSIIPSCSYVSETFLPRNPDMKAIVNPQYLKSPRSKMS